The Anabrus simplex isolate iqAnaSimp1 chromosome 6, ASM4041472v1, whole genome shotgun sequence genome includes the window ccgctacatacagcggaactagatttattattaaacaacccgtccagagtctcctctttcatcattggtgacttaaatgccaagcatccagattggaactcacgagtgactaatcctaagggaagaaCGCTACATAAATATATGAGGGAAAATGACATCGGAGTTTTTGCCCCTACGGAACCTACTATTTATCCCAGCAATGGTTCGCGTCCTGATGTCATAGACGtggcagtgacaaaattttataatcaaccaataaattttacagtacctagggaattaaattcagaccatgaccccattctttttcatctttcttgggttaggttatctgagccatctttTCCATTGTTAAACTCATCTTTGGACTATAACAAGTTCACTTGGCATGTTAATAAAAATCTTCAACCTTTTGAAATTaacagccgggatgatattgaccgggccgtggagcatcttactaataagatgcaaaacgcccgtaaatacatcctgaaAGCTGCTCGAAATTCAACTAATAGCGATAGGGGCAACAATGACAATCGTacgcccacacaacatggcgggCGTACGATGCGTCATTcctcccatattaataataataataatgttaatatgggaagccgcatagcctgccaagatgactccactcctgaaattattaaggatttaatcaaaattaaaaatgcgtatcgtaaaagatggcaaagatttcgggacccagcggacagagcggaataccgcgaactcgctcaagaagtccgaaaacgattactggaaagaaaggtggaaagatgggaggaattctgccgtaccctcaccgaaaacgaatcagatcacgagttctggcgggttactcgttctctgaatcgccccTCCCCCCCCAGGCGAGCAATTCATGGCCGCAACGGATTAGcgttctccccttacgataaagctgaggccttcgctgacacaattgaaagtcaaagtgtacctcacgatctttctgacgatgacgacgacgaaaacgaactacggacccgagaggtacacagaaaggtctcatcttttttacaacaatggacgcctgacaatgacatatctgacgtaacgcctgcagaggtccgcagggttataaaagacttaaatgagaaaaagtctcccggggatgatagggttagcaataaagaaattaaatctctgccttacagagcagtaatctttttggcaaccattttttcggcatgttttaaacagggatacttccctaaggtttggaagacgggccgagtggtcgtccttcctaaaccggggaaggacagattgttccctcaaaattacagacctataaccctattatcccacatctctaagatactagagagacttattctcaaccgcctcaatgcgtgcctgaacgcccacaatatactgcgaccggagcaatttgggttccggtcgaagcgcagcgcccctctagcggcgctgcgcctcgtgcagtatatttgtagatcatttaatatacggcgtagcgtgccagcggtatttttcgacgtagagaaggcttttgacaccgtctggcacgaaaatttaatagccaaacttttggaccttcatgttattccaaattacattgtcaaaattataacgtcctatttaacacataggaaattttatgtcactgtagacggagaaaaatccacccctcggaggctacgagctggagtccctcagggtggaaaaatctcccccatactctacgccctataCGTGAATGATCTACCACAGTGGcagggagtagaaatccagcagtatgcggatgatatagctgtttacgcctctaaaaggagaaacagagataccatcaccatattgcaatcttggatctctctgttcgagaagtggtgccttcggaacagaattaaaataaatgctggcaagacgcaagcaattattttttctcgacgaaggcctagccttggtcatcttattttacacgatacccccctgtcctggTCTAATAAAATTaagtatctcggcctaacaatggacagaagtcttatctggagaggaaacatagaacaggccctgcaacgagcatgggctcgtgtggcaaacctggcgcctctgctttataatagatacatctctaTATCCAtaaagagaaagctctatttagcatgtgtcaggcccatactgctctatggttgcgaggcctggggctatgttcccaagactcctctttctaaattacaagttttccaaaataaaatattaagaaagatGACAAAAGCGCCCCtcctgagatctaataggaagatacgcacagaagtccgtattccgactattagaactcagattaacaagctaactaggatgaccaaggctagaattctccaagcccagtctactgatcagggcatcacgttattaaaacaggtcatccggaccaagaagccgaatactcgttataagtatcgcggcccttggctcctgtatgacAGGTCTTAAGTAaccatttcggccttttccaaattgaaCACAATCCTCTCATTAAATACCTagaaattacaccctgaaaagcccCGTTTTTTAAGAATGCTACTTCTTCTTCTCAGTTTACCCTGCAAATTTAACTAGCTGAAAACAATGactcagcgaagagggggttttctcctctgacttgcagGCACAGCCTgcaagacagatcgctttctcccccgccagtgcacgattgcgattttccgactcatcggctattcctaggaaacagatgagtaaaagggcatagttttcgccctgggactctccagttCGATGCCCAcaacaaccaaaaaaaaaaaaaaaaaaaggggcctggcacattcgagctctgaactcgctgttgtactgatctaccatgaccggacgaggcaagggaggaaagggactcggcaaaggaggcgccaagcgtcacaggaaggtgctccgagacaacatccagggcatcaccaagcctgccatcagacgtctcgcccgcagaggtggggtcaagcgtatctcgggcctaatctacgaggagactcgtggcgtgctcaaggttttcctggagaacgtcatccgggatgccgtaacatacaccgagcacgccaagaggaagaccgtgaccgccatggacgtagtgtacgccctcaagagacagggacgtaccctttacggtttcggcggttagatctcttccgagcgtgctcccggcagggggcatgcagtgtttaaaaaaaacggcccttttcagggccaccacttacctctcaaaagagcttagtgtcccgtgtccagtactcctctagcattgcttgtgcagcacttcttcctaggaggtactgtactgtacacttctgctcgagccctgcagagaagaaaatatgccctcaacgttagtaatgaagtctagtctgaagtttatttttaatggacactagatatctgtatctgatcctctctctctctctctctctctctctctctttctttctttctttctgtctttctttctttcatttggaAACTAATCACATGgcttctttctaaataaataaataaataaataaataattaaataattaaataaataatctgataacctactccagttttgaaggttataccgtaaactggtatgatattaaaagtacttcttatgaaaccttccttccttccttccttccttccttccttccttccttccttccttccttccttccttccttccttccttccttcaataaataaactgtgtaatatatctttaagttggctaggctattttctgtcctaaacactaaattccagcatctgttgctactgaagggacactaaacacagttcttctctttgttgttgttgttgttcttcttcttcttcttcttggtttcactattattattattattattattattattattattattattattattattattagagacttaTATGTACTGTACTGCTCTTTCTCTTTTGATACGTCTTTTACTACTGAGCAATAAAGCCTGACaagcaactctttccttaaccagctggtggccctgaaaagggccgttttttaaatttttgcctgggaaaccaaggctaaggcaattaagccttcttctcggtcttcttgggcaggagcactgcctgaatattgggcagcacacctccctgggcaatggtcacaccagacaggagtttgtttaactcctcatcgttacgtatggccaactgcaagtgacgggggatgatcctcgtcttcttgttgtcacgggctgcattgcctgccaactcaagaacttcagcagccaggtactccatgaccgcagccaggtacacgggggcaccagcacccactcgctctgcatagtttcccttgcggaggagacggtggatacgcccgacaggaaactgcaggcctgcacggctggaacggcttttggacttgcccttaacttttcctcccttgcctcgtcctgacatgatgctctgctagtCTGCTTCGCACCAAATGGTATTTTTCCGACTAGTGACcaccagttttgtactctggcaggttacgcgagccagcgagccagccaatgaggctgcagctagttcgcccccattggctagtacgacacaggcgttttctttcaaatacacgctgaaaccgggtgcccccagctttttttttttttttttttttttttttttttttttttttttttttttttttttttcgagaacaATCTTCTGGTGACTGCGGACGCATAGTGCTGTACTCTCCCACTTGTTGCTTTGGTGTGAGCTTTTTTCAGTGTTATAAGGTACCAAGTATTATAGAAGCGAAGCGCTAAATTGGAACTTTAACCAATCCTTTTGGCTACTTCTCTGGTATAATCTGGTAAGTGCTACATCACTTGCTGTTGTTGCTTGCTTGGTGTGCCTTACAGTGCTTGGTAGTGCATGATGGTTAAATCCCCGCCACCGGGAGGTGGTGGAGAGGACTTTCCTCCTCTGCCTGCTACTAAATCTCCTTCTGGTAGTGCTAATTCTGGCTTGCCGGCTACAAAGGCTGCTTCCGCTATTCATTTACTGCCCTCCTCCATTACCAAAGAAAAGCTTGTGGAATATTCCAGAACAGGAGAGATACCGGCGCAGCTGGCTCTCCTCCTTCGCAGTGATCACCCACAAGCCAAGAAATTCCGTAGGCAATATGCTAGGTATAAACAAGCAAATAGGCCACTGCAACCTAAACCTGTCCCCACCTCCAACCAATATGGAGTCCTGGCTTCCTTGCCCACTGACGGTAATCTAACATTAGCTGACTTCCTGCCTAAACCGCCAGCTCCCGCAGCtgaccccctcccctccaccagCACTGCCCCCTCTCAGCCTCCTAGGCCTGATGGGGTCGCGCGTTCGACCCCAAATAATATAGAGACAGGGCAGAGCTCCTCACAAGAAAGCCAGGGCGAGGCCATGGATGTATCAGCCCCCAAAAAAGTCTCTGTTCCCCCCATAGTGGTAGCTGATAAGTCGGAGTATCAGCGCCACTATAAATACTTAAAATCGCGCTGCACTGGTAACATCAGGGTAATCAATACCAGGGATGCCCTGAAGTTTCATGCAGAAAATGAGCATGATTACCTACTGCTGAAGCAGTATTTCGAAGATAATGGAAAAAGCTTCTATACTCACCAGCTCGCGAGTAAGAGGCTTCTAAAAGTTATCATTCGAAATATTGTTTCCACAGTGGACGTAGACTGGGTTCGAGAGGAACTCATAGCACTTGGATACCAACCTCAGGACGTGTACCAGTACACGCGACGTGATGCCACGTCCAAGAAGGTGGTACCTCTGAGTGTTATGAGCGTCACCCTCCCAAAGGATAAATTCTCGGAAACTATTTACTCCGTCAGGCACTTATGCGGGTGCTCTGTGAAAATTGAAGCTTTCAGGGGCCGTGAGGGCCCCTCTCAGTGCCACCGATGTCAGAGGTGGGGGCACACCGCTAACTATTGTAAAATGCCTCTGAGATGTGTGAAATGCGGtgaaaaccactcagctgctgcctgccccTTAAATCCGGAGGCACCAGCTAAGTGTGCTAACTGCCTGGGTGAACACCCAGCCTCCTGGAGGGGATGCCAGCTGTTCCGCAATATTATGGAACAGAAGGTCGTCAGGGAGGTCTTGAAAACCGAGAAGCGAAAGGCTCTCCCCCCCTCCCGTGCAGTAGATCCCAATTTTTCCTATGCAGCTGCTGCTGGAGGCGCCCAGGCCGCCCCCGCCCCTGAATCGAACCCTGCCCCCTCAGTGGAAGCGTCACCCATCTCCGACTTTTCGGGCATGAGTGACATTTTGAACCTCGTGAGGcagattaatttttcaaaattactGCCCATTATTAAAGACACCATAACTAAACTGAGGACTTGTGAAACCGTGATTGACAAAattggagtcctgttaagtgctgCTTTTCAGTACTTTTCAGAACCTTAATGAGGCAGTCACTGTTTGACAATGGACCTCAGAATTTGTGCgtggaattgcaagggtgtttctgctcagagatacgaactcgagtcgtttatctctgagcataacatcgatatcctcctgctaggggaaacatggctgaaacctcatatccccttcaaaattaagaactttgcggtataccgcaaagatagaattgacagagagggcgggggcgtggccgtgctgattaagtccaagcttactcatcacgtcatagaccccctccctctcggagctattgagtctctcggtatcgagattagacacagtaattatcattatcgtatttttgcggcctatctccCCCCCAGTGCTCCGCTTCATACAGCGGAGCTTGATATCTTGCTTAATAATCCtagccatacgccctctatcatcggaggcgacttgaattccaagcacaccgactggaactccaggactataaatcctagggggagaatactccagcaacataTGGTAGATACTGACATCAGTGTATATGCTCCCACGGAGCCCACCTTCTATCCGGATAATGGTGGCCCGCCTGATGTCCTAGATGTCGCAGTCACCAAATATTACAGCAGGGCTATTGATTTTCTAGTCCCTGATGAACTAAATTCTGACCACAAGCCTATCATCTTtaatcttacctgggttaggctcgACGAGCCGTCTCTTCCTACTTCTAAGCTAAAccttgactaccacaaattcacgtggcatgtcaataaaaaccTGAAAACATTTCCGATTACTAGCACGAATGATGTTGACCGCGCGATTGCGCACCTTAACAATAAGGTCTGCAACGcccggaaatacatcattcgagctgctaaatttaataacaataataataataatcattctcaGTACTCTCCCAGTTCTGAGAATGACACTActccggatctccttaaggatttgatccaaattaaaaatagatataGGAAGAGGTGGCAACGAttccgggacccagctgaccgggcggaataccaggaactagcccgcgaagtccgcaatcgcttgctggaacgtaagattgaaagatgggaggaattctgccgacatCTTTCGGAGCACGAGTCAGAGCGCGACTTTTGGCGTGTaactcgcggtctgactcgaacccaggaaccccggcgtgccatcCATGGACGGCACGGCCTGGTgttctccccctatgataaagcCGAGGCTTTTGCGGATACCATTGAAAGCCAGTGCGTAACTCACAACTtagctgacgatgacgatgacgatgacgaacgacggacccgtgagatacgcagaaaagccttggctttcgaaagacaatggacaccagACTTTAACGTACCTGACTTCCAGCCCCGCGAGGTTCGCAgggtaattaaaaatttaaatgagaagaagtctcccggtgatgacagggtttcTAATAAGGAAATCAAATCACTGCCATATAGAGCAGTAATCTTCCTAGCTACCATTTTTTCGGCCTGTATCaaactgggatacttccctgacgtctggaagactggtaaaatgatagtcttcccgaagccagggaaggataaattattcccacaaaattatcgtccgataaccctgttatcacatatctctaagatattcgagagacttcttctctcacGCCTTAACGGATACCTTAGCgcccgcaacatactgcgacctgagcagtttgggttcaggtccaggcgcagtgccccccttgcggtgctgcgcctgacacagtatgtcacaaggtcgttcaatatgcgccgtagcgtgccagcagtatttttcgatgtagagaaagcttttgacactgtctggcacgataatctcatagtgaaacttctggaactatataaagttcctTCTTACCTTGTCAAAATTATccagtcatatttgactaacaggaaattttatatttcctgtgaaggggagcaatccacccctcgggtacttagagctggagtcccacagggtggagtgctaagccccacactctacggcctatatgtgaacgatcttcccacactagatggagttgagatccagcagtatgcggatgacatagccatttacatcggcatgaaacgaaatgactatgccgtccgacgactgcaacaatggatcgattccttccgggagtggtgtctccggaacaaggtgaaaataaatgcggaGAAAACACAAGCAATTattttcacccggcgccggcctagCCTTGATCGCCTCACTATTAATAAAGTCCCCGTGTCTTGGACTAACAAAATTAAATACCTTGGCCTAATTCTGGACAGAACTTTGTCCTGGAGATGCAATATAGAACAGGCCAGACAGCGTGCCACAGCACGGATGAAAGcgctgagacctctgctaggcaataagtatatctctaccaccatcaagagaaatatttacctagcatgtatcaggcccatcctgctgtatggctgcgaggcctggggctatattgcaaaGACTCCACTGTCAAAATTACAAACTTTTCAGAATAAGACACTAcgaatgatgaccagagcaccttatctgaaatctaacaagaggatacgggctgagcttcgtatccccacacttagatctcagataaataaagtagtgaggatgaccagggctaggatcctctcgaacctatcagaggaccctggtattctATTACTAAAACGgatcatgaggaccaagaagccgagtactcgcctgaagtaccgtggcccttggatcctcTATGACCTGCCTTAATTTTTCGAACCTACCAACCCTTTCGGCCTTTTGCAAATTGACACATTCCTCTCACTAAATATCTCAAAATTCTTTCCCTGGTAGGGGCTGTTTGTTAAGAAGGGCTCTTATATTTAATACTTCACTCCGACTCCTTTATTTGAAAACAAATTAGTAGCGAATTGGGGGTTTCTTTTCTGACGATAGACCTCTGGCCTATCTGACAGATggattttcccccgccagtgcagtgagatcagagacttcctgcctcatcggccaaacctaggaaacagatgagtaggggggcatcattttcgccccggggctcccatccactggccatcaacaaaaaaaaaaaaaaaaaaaaaaaaaaaaaaaaagtgcccccagccattcgtttggattctcagtagctacacgagacaaccatgcctcctaagactagcggaaaggccgccaagaaagccggcaaggcccataagaacatctccaagggagataagaagaagaagcgcaagaggaaggagagctacgccatctacatctacaaagtacttaaacaggtacaccctgatactggcatctccagcaaggcgatgagcatcatgaacagcttcgtcaacgacatcttcgaacgTATCGCCGCTgaagcttcccg containing:
- the LOC137501245 gene encoding histone H2B-like, coding for MPPKTSGKAAKKAGKAHKNISKGDKKKKRKRKESYAIYIYKVLKQVHPDTGISSKAMSIMNSFVNDIFERIAAEASRLAHYNKRSTITSREIQTAVRLLLPGELAKHAVSEGTKAVTKYTSSK